One window of the Actinomycetota bacterium genome contains the following:
- a CDS encoding cell wall-binding repeat-containing protein, with protein sequence MTAGARWLAATLTTLVAAQGVVARAEDGAVPLERLAGEDRIATAIAVSAAVHDSSTTAVLARADDFADALAAAPLAHALAAPLLLTSSDQLDARVADELERLGVSELVLLGGETAISDDVEEELAEGYDVRRVEGDDRYRTAAAVALELDAPSGAVVVSGTSFADALSAAPLAAQLGWPLLLTAADQLTPVTRRTLEQLEPEVVFVIGGSAVVGDAVSEELGGLAPRVERLHGPDRYATSITVHREALQHGLDARTLWLATGRDFPDALAAGPAVAAEGASLLLVDGSDLRHVPDTARHLRDLVGDGTTEAFVLSGGPAAITDDAPWQLDVVLTGAELPRGGFTLFPTFRMVAFYGHHTSPRLGVLGEQPPDAAYERLWQQAQPYEAGGRPLLPTFELIVSVATSGPGPDGDYSAPSSPEQIQPWLDAARRHGTYLLLDIQPGRSDFLSEVRRYETFLREPDVGVALDPEWRMDADEVPAQSVGEVHASEVNAVADYLATIVREQHLPQKLLVVHQFQTRMVEDKHLVGHPPELAVLFHMDGHGGRQQKRNTYSHVSDPTGRWWNGWKLFYDEDDQMYTPHELLAEVRPVPDFISYQ encoded by the coding sequence GTGACCGCAGGGGCACGGTGGCTGGCCGCCACCCTCACGACGCTCGTCGCGGCCCAGGGCGTCGTGGCGAGAGCCGAGGACGGGGCCGTGCCGCTCGAGCGCCTCGCGGGCGAGGACCGGATCGCCACCGCTATCGCGGTGAGCGCAGCCGTCCACGACTCGTCGACCACCGCGGTGCTCGCGCGGGCGGACGACTTCGCCGATGCGCTGGCGGCGGCCCCGCTCGCGCACGCGCTCGCCGCCCCGCTGCTGCTGACCTCCTCGGACCAGCTCGACGCGCGTGTCGCGGACGAGCTCGAACGCCTCGGCGTCTCCGAGCTGGTCCTCCTCGGGGGCGAGACCGCGATCTCGGACGACGTCGAGGAGGAGCTGGCCGAGGGCTACGACGTGCGACGTGTCGAGGGCGACGATCGCTACCGAACGGCGGCGGCCGTCGCGTTGGAGCTCGATGCACCCTCGGGTGCGGTGGTCGTGTCCGGCACCTCCTTCGCCGACGCGCTGTCGGCTGCGCCGCTCGCGGCGCAGCTCGGCTGGCCGTTGCTCCTGACCGCCGCCGACCAGCTGACGCCGGTGACCCGCCGGACCCTCGAACAGCTCGAGCCCGAGGTCGTCTTCGTGATCGGCGGTTCCGCCGTGGTCGGCGACGCCGTCTCCGAGGAACTCGGAGGACTCGCCCCGCGGGTCGAGCGCCTCCACGGCCCCGACCGCTACGCCACCAGCATCACGGTGCACCGGGAGGCGCTCCAGCACGGCCTCGACGCCCGGACGCTGTGGTTGGCGACCGGTCGGGACTTCCCCGATGCGCTGGCGGCCGGACCTGCCGTCGCAGCGGAAGGGGCCAGCCTGCTGCTCGTCGACGGCTCCGACCTCCGGCACGTACCCGACACCGCACGCCACCTGCGCGATCTCGTCGGTGACGGGACCACCGAGGCGTTCGTGCTGTCCGGAGGTCCCGCCGCCATCACCGACGATGCCCCGTGGCAGCTCGACGTGGTGCTCACCGGAGCCGAACTGCCGCGGGGCGGCTTCACGCTCTTCCCCACGTTCCGGATGGTCGCCTTCTACGGCCACCACACCTCACCGCGACTGGGCGTGCTCGGCGAGCAGCCACCCGACGCGGCCTACGAACGCCTGTGGCAGCAGGCCCAGCCCTACGAGGCGGGCGGACGGCCGCTCCTGCCCACGTTCGAGCTGATCGTCTCGGTCGCGACGTCCGGACCCGGGCCGGATGGCGACTACAGCGCCCCGTCCTCACCCGAGCAGATCCAGCCGTGGCTCGACGCCGCGAGGCGTCACGGCACCTACCTGCTGCTCGACATCCAGCCCGGTCGTAGCGACTTCCTGTCGGAGGTCAGGCGCTACGAGACGTTCCTGCGCGAACCCGACGTCGGGGTCGCCCTCGATCCCGAATGGCGCATGGACGCCGACGAGGTGCCGGCCCAGAGCGTGGGTGAGGTCCACGCCAGCGAGGTCAACGCCGTCGCCGACTACCTCGCGACGATCGTGCGCGAGCAACACCTGCCGCAGAAGCTGCTCGTCGTGCACCAGTTCCAGACGCGCATGGTCGAGGACAAGCACCTCGTTGGACACCCACCGGAGCTGGCGGTGCTGTTCCACATGGACGGGCACGGCGGCCGCCAGCAGAAGCGCAACACCTACAGCCACGTCAGCGACCCGACGGGGCGGTGGTGGAACGGCTGGAAGCTGTTCTACGACGAGGACGACCAGATGTACACGCCGCACGAGCTGCTCGCCGAGGTCCGCCCCGTCCCCGACTTCATCAGCTACCAGTGA
- a CDS encoding FAD-binding dehydrogenase, which yields MAYDADVIVVGGGLAGLVAAAEAADAGRKVILLDQEPEQCLGGQAFWSFGGLFLVDSPEQRRLRIRDSHDLAWQDWQGTAGFDREEDHWPRAWAEAYVDFAAGEKRAWITAQGVRFFPVVGWAERGGGLATGHGNSVPRFHITWGTGPAIVEPFEARVRAHAEAGGVELRFRHRVDELSTQAGEATGVGGTVLAPDDCGRAQPSNREEVGAFELSAQAVIVTSGGIGGNFDLVRRNWPTDRVGPAPQNLIAGVPDFVDGRMLGITEAAGGRIINRDRMWHYTEGIRNWAPIWTHHGIRILPGPSSIWLDATGKRLPIPGLPGFDTLGTLELILRSGHDHSWFVLNQTIIEKEFALSGSEQNPDLTGRSIRGVLGRVRSGAPEPVEKFKQHGVDFVVEDSLEALVRGMNAINGDEVLDFETVRHEVQARDRELDNGYTKDLQIAAIRDARNYLGDKLVRVASPHRILDPKHGPLIGVKLNILTRKTLGGLETDLDARVMQASGQPLPGVYAAGEVAGFGGGGMHGYRALEGTFLGGCLFSGRTAGRAAAAAVG from the coding sequence GTGGCGTACGACGCGGACGTGATCGTGGTGGGCGGCGGCCTCGCGGGACTGGTGGCGGCCGCGGAGGCAGCCGACGCGGGACGCAAGGTGATCCTGCTCGACCAGGAGCCGGAACAGTGCCTGGGCGGCCAGGCGTTCTGGTCGTTCGGCGGGCTGTTCCTGGTCGACTCCCCCGAGCAGCGGCGGCTGCGCATCAGGGACAGCCACGACCTCGCCTGGCAGGACTGGCAGGGAACCGCTGGCTTCGATCGCGAGGAGGACCACTGGCCGCGGGCGTGGGCGGAGGCGTACGTCGACTTCGCCGCCGGCGAGAAGCGGGCGTGGATCACCGCGCAGGGGGTGAGGTTCTTCCCCGTCGTGGGCTGGGCCGAGCGGGGCGGTGGCCTCGCGACCGGCCACGGCAACTCGGTGCCCCGGTTCCACATCACGTGGGGCACCGGACCGGCGATCGTCGAGCCGTTCGAGGCGCGGGTGCGTGCACACGCCGAGGCGGGAGGCGTCGAGCTGCGCTTCCGCCACCGCGTCGATGAGCTGAGCACTCAGGCCGGCGAGGCGACGGGGGTCGGCGGCACCGTCCTCGCCCCCGACGACTGTGGGCGCGCGCAACCCAGCAACCGCGAGGAGGTTGGGGCGTTCGAGCTGTCCGCGCAGGCGGTGATCGTGACCAGCGGCGGCATCGGCGGGAACTTCGACCTCGTCCGGCGTAACTGGCCCACCGACCGGGTCGGGCCGGCTCCGCAGAACCTGATCGCCGGCGTGCCCGACTTCGTCGACGGGCGCATGCTCGGCATCACCGAGGCGGCGGGTGGCCGCATCATCAACCGCGACCGCATGTGGCACTACACCGAGGGCATCCGCAACTGGGCCCCGATCTGGACCCATCACGGCATCCGCATCCTCCCGGGCCCGTCGAGCATCTGGCTCGACGCCACGGGTAAGCGCCTCCCGATCCCCGGCCTGCCGGGCTTCGACACGCTCGGCACGCTGGAACTCATCCTCCGCAGCGGGCACGACCACTCGTGGTTCGTGCTCAACCAGACCATCATCGAGAAGGAGTTCGCCCTTTCCGGGTCCGAGCAGAACCCCGACCTCACCGGCAGGTCGATCAGAGGCGTGCTCGGTCGCGTCCGCTCGGGCGCCCCGGAGCCGGTCGAGAAGTTCAAGCAGCACGGCGTCGACTTCGTGGTCGAGGACTCGCTCGAGGCGCTCGTCCGTGGCATGAACGCGATCAACGGTGACGAGGTGCTCGACTTCGAGACGGTCCGCCACGAGGTCCAGGCCCGGGACCGCGAGCTCGACAACGGCTACACGAAGGACCTGCAGATCGCGGCGATCCGGGATGCCCGCAACTACCTCGGCGACAAGCTCGTCCGGGTCGCCTCTCCCCACCGCATCCTCGACCCCAAGCACGGGCCGCTCATCGGCGTGAAGCTGAACATCCTCACCCGCAAGACCCTCGGAGGACTGGAGACCGACCTGGACGCCCGCGTCATGCAGGCATCTGGTCAGCCGCTCCCGGGCGTGTACGCGGCTGGCGAGGTCGCGGGCTTCGGCGGCGGCGGGATGCACGGCTACCGCGCCCTCGAAGGGACCTTCCTCGGGGGATGTCTGTTCTCGGGACGCACGGCGGGGCGCGCCGCAGCCGCCGCGGTGGGTTAG
- a CDS encoding crotonase/enoyl-CoA hydratase family protein, with translation MSYETILYEVDGAIATVTLNRPERLNTIVPPMPEEFRDAIVRATRDDDVKVVVVRGAGRSFCAGYDFGEGWEGWDEQLTTEGAWDAGKDFVFATAPELSPTQHFMSMWRCPKPVIVQVHGWCVGGGSDTALCGDIVIASEDARIGTPYARMWGAYLSGMWIYRLGLTRAKEYALTGAPLSGREAADIGLINRAVPFEQLEATVRAIAERLTTIPASQLAAQKLVVNHAFEAMGLASTQTLGPILDGLMRNTPDAHRWMQLVADAGVGAAIAQRDGPFGDYSQAPEQQRPEPDHVIEP, from the coding sequence GTGAGCTACGAGACCATCCTCTACGAGGTCGACGGCGCCATCGCCACCGTGACCCTCAACCGCCCCGAGCGGCTCAACACCATCGTGCCCCCGATGCCCGAGGAGTTCCGCGACGCCATCGTCCGCGCGACCCGCGACGACGACGTCAAGGTCGTCGTCGTGCGGGGAGCGGGACGCTCGTTCTGTGCCGGCTACGACTTCGGCGAGGGCTGGGAGGGCTGGGACGAGCAGCTCACCACCGAAGGGGCGTGGGACGCCGGGAAGGACTTCGTGTTCGCCACCGCCCCCGAGCTGTCGCCGACCCAGCACTTCATGAGCATGTGGCGCTGCCCCAAGCCGGTGATCGTGCAGGTGCACGGCTGGTGCGTCGGCGGCGGCAGCGACACGGCGCTGTGCGGCGACATCGTCATCGCGTCGGAGGACGCCCGCATCGGCACGCCGTACGCGCGCATGTGGGGCGCGTACCTGTCGGGGATGTGGATCTACCGGCTGGGTCTGACCCGGGCCAAGGAGTACGCGCTGACCGGCGCCCCGCTGTCGGGGCGGGAGGCGGCCGACATCGGCCTGATCAACCGCGCGGTCCCGTTCGAGCAACTCGAGGCGACGGTCCGCGCGATCGCCGAACGACTCACGACCATCCCCGCGTCGCAGCTCGCCGCGCAGAAGCTGGTCGTCAACCACGCGTTCGAGGCCATGGGTCTGGCCAGCACCCAGACGCTGGGACCCATCCTCGACGGGCTGATGCGCAACACCCCCGACGCGCACCGCTGGATGCAGCTCGTCGCGGACGCGGGCGTCGGTGCGGCGATCGCGCAGCGCGACGGACCCTTCGGCGACTACTCGCAGGCCCCCGAGCAACAGCGGCCGGAACCGGACCACGTCATCGAACCTTGA
- a CDS encoding CPBP family intramembrane metalloprotease yields the protein MLVLALALSVALVAYNIVTNLAVTREWVYLARNLAAGTALVVVAHTVGLTWRDLGLDPDALEAGLRWGRLVVLGAAVGAATAGALAAHVGAIERALADQRADLPPGRLAYHVLVRIPIGTAAFEEVAFRGVLLGVYAEAVGGAWAVAASSVTFGLWHIGPARLTAHLNDRTDPRAVRREIAVAVFVTTVGGVAFALLRLGSGSLLAPILAHASINAFGLLVAAVTQRTGAAVE from the coding sequence GTGCTGGTGCTCGCGCTGGCGCTGAGCGTCGCGCTGGTCGCGTACAACATCGTCACGAACCTGGCGGTCACCCGCGAGTGGGTCTACCTCGCCAGGAACCTGGCGGCGGGTACAGCGCTGGTCGTCGTAGCTCACACCGTCGGACTGACGTGGAGGGACCTCGGACTCGATCCGGACGCCCTCGAGGCGGGGTTGCGCTGGGGGCGGCTGGTCGTACTGGGGGCGGCTGTGGGAGCGGCGACCGCCGGGGCGCTGGCCGCCCACGTCGGGGCGATCGAGCGTGCACTCGCGGACCAGCGCGCGGATCTGCCTCCCGGTCGGCTGGCCTACCACGTCCTCGTGCGCATCCCCATCGGGACGGCGGCGTTCGAGGAGGTCGCGTTCCGCGGTGTCCTGCTCGGCGTCTACGCCGAGGCGGTCGGCGGGGCGTGGGCCGTCGCGGCGTCGAGCGTGACGTTCGGGCTGTGGCACATCGGACCGGCCCGCCTCACGGCCCACCTCAACGACCGCACGGATCCACGCGCCGTCCGTCGCGAGATCGCCGTCGCCGTCTTCGTCACGACGGTGGGCGGCGTGGCGTTCGCGCTGCTGCGCCTCGGCAGTGGCAGCCTCCTCGCACCCATCCTCGCGCACGCGAGCATCAACGCGTTCGGACTGCTCGTCGCTGCGGTCACCCAGCGGACCGGGGCGGCGGTCGAGTGA
- a CDS encoding methyltransferase domain-containing protein, which yields MSEQAMVDVDTLRSEVSAHYAEVAEHPEGEYHFHTGRTATTRLGYADELLEGLPEPCIEAFAGVANPFAWGPPQPGERVVDVGSGAGLDSLIAARSVGADGAVIGVDMTPAMLERAGRNAEAAGVGNAEFRQGFAEELPVEDGWADLVISNGVLNLVPDKVAAYREIFRVVRPGGRIQIADVCVERDVPDAAKRDIDLWKG from the coding sequence GTGTCAGAGCAGGCCATGGTCGACGTCGACACCCTCCGCAGCGAGGTGTCGGCGCACTACGCCGAGGTCGCCGAGCATCCCGAGGGCGAGTACCACTTCCACACCGGGCGCACCGCGACGACCCGGCTCGGCTACGCGGACGAGCTGCTCGAGGGCCTTCCGGAGCCGTGCATCGAGGCCTTCGCCGGCGTCGCGAACCCGTTCGCCTGGGGGCCGCCGCAGCCGGGTGAGCGCGTCGTCGACGTGGGCTCGGGTGCCGGACTCGATTCGCTCATCGCGGCGCGATCGGTCGGGGCAGATGGGGCGGTGATCGGTGTAGATATGACCCCGGCGATGCTGGAGCGTGCGGGGCGCAACGCCGAGGCGGCCGGAGTCGGCAACGCCGAGTTCCGTCAGGGCTTCGCGGAGGAGCTGCCGGTCGAGGACGGCTGGGCCGATCTCGTGATCTCCAACGGGGTGCTCAACCTCGTCCCCGACAAGGTCGCCGCGTACCGCGAGATCTTCCGCGTGGTGCGCCCCGGCGGTCGCATCCAGATCGCCGACGTCTGCGTCGAGCGTGACGTGCCGGATGCGGCGAAACGGGACATCGACCTCTGGAAGGGTTGA
- a CDS encoding GAF domain-containing sensor histidine kinase, which yields MITDDASAPLGRFDEAARLDVVRRYDILDTPPDGAFDRITQLAARFCRAPISTISIVDVDRIWFKSAHGIAVEQIGRDPGLCASAVMQLDPYVVTDASIDPRTLDNPLVCGELGLRFYAAVPLTTHSGYNLGTLNVIDVEPREITDEELATLRDLAAVVVDELELRLAARNRVASEAAQEAARLREAIVAGVSHEMRTPLAVLQGTASLLDEPDGLSDEEAASLRAMHRRHLAQLDRLVHQFLDYVSLEGEHPPTVACVPIDLVPIVEEACEIFGDHTIAVRAEAAVPRGLGDPARTKQIVLELVNNATRFSGGTSVEVSVATYDERTVRIAVSDRGRGLHPHDLERVFDKGFRGRHSTGTGLGLYVSKVLAEAQGGRIEVDSEPGIGSTFALLLPTA from the coding sequence GTGATCACGGACGATGCCAGCGCACCGCTCGGTCGTTTCGATGAGGCGGCACGGCTCGACGTCGTCCGTCGCTACGACATCCTGGATACGCCGCCCGACGGGGCGTTCGACCGCATCACGCAGCTGGCTGCGCGGTTCTGCCGGGCCCCCATCAGCACGATCTCGATCGTCGACGTCGACCGTATCTGGTTCAAGTCGGCGCACGGCATCGCGGTGGAGCAGATCGGCCGCGACCCCGGGCTGTGTGCCTCGGCCGTGATGCAACTCGATCCCTACGTGGTCACCGACGCCAGCATCGACCCGCGGACGCTCGACAACCCGCTGGTCTGTGGCGAGCTGGGCCTGCGCTTCTACGCAGCGGTACCGCTCACCACCCACAGCGGGTACAACCTCGGCACGTTGAACGTGATCGATGTCGAGCCGCGCGAGATCACGGACGAGGAGCTCGCGACCCTCCGCGACCTCGCAGCCGTGGTCGTGGACGAGCTCGAGCTCCGGCTCGCGGCCCGGAACCGCGTGGCCTCCGAGGCGGCGCAAGAGGCAGCGCGCCTCCGTGAGGCCATCGTTGCGGGGGTGTCGCACGAGATGCGGACGCCGCTGGCGGTCCTACAGGGCACCGCCAGCCTGCTGGACGAGCCGGACGGGCTCAGCGACGAGGAGGCCGCCTCGCTGCGCGCGATGCACCGTCGCCATCTGGCGCAGCTCGACCGCCTCGTCCACCAGTTCCTGGATTACGTGAGCCTCGAGGGCGAGCACCCCCCGACCGTGGCTTGCGTACCCATCGACCTGGTCCCGATCGTGGAGGAGGCGTGCGAGATCTTCGGTGACCACACGATCGCGGTCCGAGCGGAGGCCGCCGTGCCGCGGGGCCTGGGTGACCCTGCGCGGACCAAGCAGATCGTCCTGGAGCTGGTGAACAACGCTACGCGCTTCAGCGGGGGCACCTCGGTCGAGGTGTCCGTCGCCACGTACGACGAGCGAACGGTGCGGATCGCGGTCAGCGACCGAGGTCGAGGCCTCCATCCCCACGATCTCGAGCGGGTCTTCGACAAGGGCTTCCGGGGCCGGCATAGCACGGGTACCGGTCTCGGGCTCTACGTGTCGAAGGTCCTCGCAGAGGCGCAGGGAGGCCGGATCGAGGTCGACTCGGAGCCGGGCATCGGCAGCACCTTCGCGCTGCTGCTCCCCACCGCGTAG
- a CDS encoding organic hydroperoxide resistance protein translates to MKILYTTDATATGGREGHVHTSDGRLDLELALPKELGGPGGPGTNPEQLFAAGFAGCFDNAMLLVARRMKLDATGSRVTAQVGLGMFEAGRFGLEVELLVSLPELDEDEARALVDATHKVCPFSNAVAGNIDVQLTVVPPSDVL, encoded by the coding sequence ATGAAGATCCTCTACACCACCGATGCCACCGCCACGGGCGGCCGGGAAGGGCACGTGCACACCTCCGACGGCCGGCTCGACCTCGAGCTGGCCCTCCCGAAGGAGCTCGGTGGTCCGGGGGGCCCGGGGACCAACCCCGAGCAGCTCTTCGCGGCCGGCTTCGCTGGGTGCTTCGACAACGCCATGTTGCTGGTCGCGCGGCGCATGAAGCTCGACGCCACGGGCTCCCGGGTGACCGCGCAGGTCGGCCTGGGCATGTTCGAGGCGGGCCGGTTCGGTCTGGAGGTGGAGCTGCTCGTCAGCCTGCCCGAACTCGACGAGGACGAGGCCCGAGCGCTCGTCGACGCGACCCACAAGGTCTGTCCCTTCAGCAACGCCGTCGCGGGCAACATCGACGTCCAGCTCACCGTCGTCCCGCCCTCGGACGTCCTGTAG
- a CDS encoding DUF2277 domain-containing protein yields MCRNILELRGLDPPATDDEIEAAARQYVRKISGIRQPSEAVLDAGYEEAVAEIARVSADLLRALPPRRQPPKVEPPLRRPEVRSRLGLPPRS; encoded by the coding sequence ATGTGCCGCAACATCCTCGAGCTGCGCGGGCTCGACCCGCCCGCGACCGACGACGAGATCGAGGCGGCCGCGCGCCAGTACGTGCGCAAGATCAGCGGGATCCGCCAGCCCAGCGAGGCCGTGCTGGACGCGGGCTACGAGGAGGCGGTCGCCGAGATCGCCCGCGTGAGCGCCGATCTGCTGCGGGCGCTGCCGCCCCGCCGCCAGCCGCCCAAGGTCGAGCCACCACTGCGCCGCCCCGAGGTCCGTTCCCGGTTGGGGCTGCCGCCGCGCAGCTGA